The genomic DNA GCCGCAGCACTGATGGACATTCCTGCAAAGCTTGCCGAAATTCTGAAACAGGAACATGACATAGAGCATATTGCAAGAGAATTTGCAGACGCCAGAGGCTTCTTCTTCCTCGGACGCACGCTTTCCTATCCGCCGGCGCTTGAAGGAGCGCTCAAACTCAAAGAAATATCCTACATGCACGCGGAAGCCTATCCGGCAGGCGAAATGAAACACGGGCCCATTGCGCTGCTTGACAAGGAACTTCCCGTAGTTGCTCTCATTCCGAAAAACGACATGTGGGAAAAAACAATCTCGAATATTGAAGAGTCCATGGCCCGCAAATCGCCGGTAATAGCGATAGCTACGGAGGGCGATCAGGCGATTCTGCAGTACACGCGTTCGGTAATATACACGCCTGTAACGGAGCCAGAGCTTTATCCGTTCCTTCAGGTAATACCCCTGCAGCTTTTCGCGTACTACGTCGCGCGGCAGAGAGGCTGCGACATAGACATGCCGAGAAACCTGGCAAAATCGGTTACAGTCGAATAAAAACAAACCGCCGGCATTTCGGCGGTTTAACTTTCAAAAACGGAGTAAGAAAATGATATTTGACACAACGAATATATTATTGCCGAATAAAGACGCTGACCTGCAAAAATGGGCTGTAATTGCCTGTGACCAGTACACAAGCCAGCCTGAATACTGGAAAGAAGTTGAAAGCCTTGTTGGTGACGCGCCCTCAGCGCTGAAACTCACGCTGCCTGAGATATATCTCGGCGAAGCGGAGAAGTTAACGGAAGAAATCAACGAAAACATGAAAAAATATCTTGCGGACGGGACTCTGACGGAAGCTGTCAAAAACGGCTTCATTTACGTTGAGCGTCAGACGTCCGCTGGAGTTTTGCCGGGCTTGCTCGGCGCTCTTGACCTTGAAGAATACGATTTCAGGGAAGGGACAAAGCCGAAGGTGCGTGCAACGGAAGATACAATACTTTCGCGCATACCGCCGCGCGAAAAGATACGCGAAAACGCCGTGCTTGAACTGCCGCACGTCCTGCTTCTGCTTGACGACGCGGAAAAACAGCTGATAGAACCGCTGGCCGCGCAGAAAAACAGCTTCAGAAAACTGTACGATTTCGACCTTATGCAGAACGGCGGACACGTCGCAGGCTGGGCAGTTGAAGGGGAAGCGGCGGAAAAACTGCGCGGACAGCTTGCGGAGCTTGAAGAAAAAGCCGGAGAAATATTTTTGGCAACAGGCGACGGCAACCACTCCGTTGCAACGGCGAAAAGCTGCTGGGAAAAGTTAAAAGCAGGGCTGTCTCCCAAAGAAATTGAAAATCATCCCGCGCGCAGAATGCTTGCGGAAATAGTGAACCTTCATTCTGACGCCATTGTATTTCAGCCCATACACCGCGTGCTTTTCGGAATAAAAGAAGATATAGTCGAAGCCTTTGAACGCTGGCTTGAACTGAACGGTATGTCGCTCATGGAAGGCAGCGAAATAACCTTTACGTTTGCAAACGGAGGGGAAGAAGAATTTGCGATTGACGGACGCGGCAAACTTATGCCGCTGGCAGTTATGCAGAAATGGCTGGACAAATACGTTGCCA from Candidatus Equadaptatus faecalis includes the following:
- a CDS encoding DUF1015 domain-containing protein, with translation MIFDTTNILLPNKDADLQKWAVIACDQYTSQPEYWKEVESLVGDAPSALKLTLPEIYLGEAEKLTEEINENMKKYLADGTLTEAVKNGFIYVERQTSAGVLPGLLGALDLEEYDFREGTKPKVRATEDTILSRIPPREKIRENAVLELPHVLLLLDDAEKQLIEPLAAQKNSFRKLYDFDLMQNGGHVAGWAVEGEAAEKLRGQLAELEEKAGEIFLATGDGNHSVATAKSCWEKLKAGLSPKEIENHPARRMLAEIVNLHSDAIVFQPIHRVLFGIKEDIVEAFERWLELNGMSLMEGSEITFTFANGGEEEFAIDGRGKLMPLAVMQKWLDKYVAKNKYLSLDYVHGRANVDKIVSESGAVGIIFNAMDKAGFFPAIKAGGALPKKTFSIGNADDKRFYLEARKIR